A genomic window from Carassius carassius chromosome 29, fCarCar2.1, whole genome shotgun sequence includes:
- the LOC132109654 gene encoding leucine-rich repeat and immunoglobulin-like domain-containing nogo receptor-interacting protein 2 isoform X1, translating into MSPELSHDSMVDCLSRVMLHTAVSCWQPLLGLALVAVFVGSTLACPARCECSAQSRSVICHRKRYNAIPDGVPTETRILDLSKNRIPAVNPDDFAVYPHIEELDLSGNIIAYVEPGAFNSLYSLHTLSLKSNRIKLLSLGVFSGLSNLTNLDISDNKVVILVDYMFQDLRNLRSLEVGDNELVYISHRAFSGLLSLESLTLERCNLTVVPTDALSHLHNLVSLHMRYLSISSLHPYSFKKLFHLRHLVIDNWPSLDLVPANTLHGLNLTTLSITNTNLSTFPYQALRHLHYLTHLNLSYSRIRMVEGGLLQDLVRLRELRLAGSQLVSIEPYAFQGIRWLRSLNVSHNRLDTLERGVFHAPEALEVLLINNNPLFCDCRLMWLLQRRHSISFGDTQPECSTPEGIHGRPFKEFKETLLSYYVTCTKPKIRENRTQMVSVEEGQSARLHCSAEGSPRPTISWVTPRRRHLTNRSHGRVIVHNNGSLDIKAAEVQDDGVYMCVASNTAGNDTLMVSLAVKSLGSLYANRTQHYTDTSNATANGTNLPNVTFGLDLKTILVSTAMGCFTFLGVVLFCFLLLFVWSRGKGKHKNNIDIEYVPRSKSNGTSAEEVDQGAGPRRFNMKMI; encoded by the exons ATGTCACCCGAATTG AGCCATGACAGTATGGTGGACTGTTTGAGTCGAGTCATGCTGCACACAGCCGTGTCTTGCTGGCAGCCTTTGCTGGGGCTGGCCCTGGTGGCCGTGTTCGTGGGCTCCACTCTTGCCTGCCCCGCTCGCTGCGAGTGCTCCGCCCAGAGCCGCTCTGTCATCTGCCACCGTAAGCGCTACAACGCAATCCCTGATGGAGTCCCAACTGAGACACGAATCCTTGATCTCAGCAAGAATCGTATTCCAGCCGTCAACCCTGATGACTTTGCTGTCTATCCACACATAGAAGAACTGGACCTGAGTGGGAACATCATTGCCTACGTTGAGCCCGGAGCCTTCAACTCACTCTACAGCCTCCACACACTAAGCTTAAAGAGCAACCGTATCAAGCTCCTCTCTCTAGGCGTCTTCTCCGGCCTCTCCAACCTGACAAACCTGGATATCAGTGACAACAAAGTTGTCATTCTGGTGGACTATATGTTCCAGGACCTGCGCAACCTCAGGTCATTAGAAGTTGGAGACAATGAGCTGGTTTACATCTCCCATCGGGCCTTCAGTGGACTACTGTCACTGGAGAGCCTGACGCTGGAGCGCTGTAACTTGACGGTGGTGCCCACAGATGCCCTGTCCCACCTGCACAACCTGGTGAGCCTACATATGCGCTACCTCAGTATCAGCTCTCTACACCCCTACTCCTTCAAGAAGCTCTTCCACCTCCGTCATCTAGTGATCGACAACTGGCCATCATTAGATTTGGTCCCTGCTAATACTCTGCATGGCCTCAACCTCACCACGCTTTCTATTACCAACACCAACCTGTCCACTTTCCCTTACCAGGCTCTTCGCCACCTCCATTACCTCACACACCTTAACCTCTCCTACAGTCGTATACGGATGGTGGAGGGTGGCCTGCTTCAGGACCTGGTGCGATTGCGTGAGCTGAGGTTGGCTGGGTCTCAACTGGTGTCTATCGAACCCTACGCTTTCCAGGGCATCCGCTGGCTCCGTTCGCTAAATGTCTCCCACAACCGCCTTGATACCCTGGAGAGGGGTGTTTTCCATGCTCCTGAGGCCCTAGAGGTGCTGTTGATCAACAACAATCCTCTGTTTTGCGATTGCCGACTCATGTGGTTGCTGCAAAGGCGCCATTCCATTTCTTTTGGTGACACCCAGCCCGAGTGCAGCACTCCGGAAGGAATACACGGACGCCCCTTCAAGGAGTTCAAAGAGACCCTGCTATCCTACTATGTGACCTGCACCAAGCCGAAAATCAGAGAAAACCGGACTCAGATGGTGTCCGTGGAGGAGGGACAGTCAGCCCGTTTACACTGCAGCGCTGAGGGGTCCCCACGGCCCACTATTTCCTGGGTCACCCCACGCCGGAGGCACCTGACCAACAGGAGCCATGGCAGGGTGATAGTCCACAACAATGGTTCATTGGATATCAAGGCGGCGGAGGTTCAGGATGacggtgtgtatatgtgtgtggccTCTAACACGGCAGGCAATGACACTCTTATGGTATCACTGGCAGTGAAAAGTCTGGGCTCGCTGTATGCCAACAGGACCCAGCATTACACAGATACAAGCAATGCCACTGCCAATGGTACCAACCTCCCCAATGTGACCTTTGGCCTGGACCTAAAGACTATCTTAGTTTCTACAGCCATGGGCTGTTTCACATTCCTAGGAGTGGTTCTCTTCTGCTTCCTGCTCCTGTTTGTATGGAGCCGAGGAAAAggcaaacataaaaacaacattGATATTGAGTACGTGCCACGCTCAAAGTCCAATGGGACCTCTGCTGAGGAGGTGGACCAGGGTGCTGGGCCACGTCGCTTTAACATGAAAATGATTTAA
- the LOC132109654 gene encoding leucine-rich repeat and immunoglobulin-like domain-containing nogo receptor-interacting protein 2 isoform X2 — protein sequence MVDCLSRVMLHTAVSCWQPLLGLALVAVFVGSTLACPARCECSAQSRSVICHRKRYNAIPDGVPTETRILDLSKNRIPAVNPDDFAVYPHIEELDLSGNIIAYVEPGAFNSLYSLHTLSLKSNRIKLLSLGVFSGLSNLTNLDISDNKVVILVDYMFQDLRNLRSLEVGDNELVYISHRAFSGLLSLESLTLERCNLTVVPTDALSHLHNLVSLHMRYLSISSLHPYSFKKLFHLRHLVIDNWPSLDLVPANTLHGLNLTTLSITNTNLSTFPYQALRHLHYLTHLNLSYSRIRMVEGGLLQDLVRLRELRLAGSQLVSIEPYAFQGIRWLRSLNVSHNRLDTLERGVFHAPEALEVLLINNNPLFCDCRLMWLLQRRHSISFGDTQPECSTPEGIHGRPFKEFKETLLSYYVTCTKPKIRENRTQMVSVEEGQSARLHCSAEGSPRPTISWVTPRRRHLTNRSHGRVIVHNNGSLDIKAAEVQDDGVYMCVASNTAGNDTLMVSLAVKSLGSLYANRTQHYTDTSNATANGTNLPNVTFGLDLKTILVSTAMGCFTFLGVVLFCFLLLFVWSRGKGKHKNNIDIEYVPRSKSNGTSAEEVDQGAGPRRFNMKMI from the coding sequence ATGGTGGACTGTTTGAGTCGAGTCATGCTGCACACAGCCGTGTCTTGCTGGCAGCCTTTGCTGGGGCTGGCCCTGGTGGCCGTGTTCGTGGGCTCCACTCTTGCCTGCCCCGCTCGCTGCGAGTGCTCCGCCCAGAGCCGCTCTGTCATCTGCCACCGTAAGCGCTACAACGCAATCCCTGATGGAGTCCCAACTGAGACACGAATCCTTGATCTCAGCAAGAATCGTATTCCAGCCGTCAACCCTGATGACTTTGCTGTCTATCCACACATAGAAGAACTGGACCTGAGTGGGAACATCATTGCCTACGTTGAGCCCGGAGCCTTCAACTCACTCTACAGCCTCCACACACTAAGCTTAAAGAGCAACCGTATCAAGCTCCTCTCTCTAGGCGTCTTCTCCGGCCTCTCCAACCTGACAAACCTGGATATCAGTGACAACAAAGTTGTCATTCTGGTGGACTATATGTTCCAGGACCTGCGCAACCTCAGGTCATTAGAAGTTGGAGACAATGAGCTGGTTTACATCTCCCATCGGGCCTTCAGTGGACTACTGTCACTGGAGAGCCTGACGCTGGAGCGCTGTAACTTGACGGTGGTGCCCACAGATGCCCTGTCCCACCTGCACAACCTGGTGAGCCTACATATGCGCTACCTCAGTATCAGCTCTCTACACCCCTACTCCTTCAAGAAGCTCTTCCACCTCCGTCATCTAGTGATCGACAACTGGCCATCATTAGATTTGGTCCCTGCTAATACTCTGCATGGCCTCAACCTCACCACGCTTTCTATTACCAACACCAACCTGTCCACTTTCCCTTACCAGGCTCTTCGCCACCTCCATTACCTCACACACCTTAACCTCTCCTACAGTCGTATACGGATGGTGGAGGGTGGCCTGCTTCAGGACCTGGTGCGATTGCGTGAGCTGAGGTTGGCTGGGTCTCAACTGGTGTCTATCGAACCCTACGCTTTCCAGGGCATCCGCTGGCTCCGTTCGCTAAATGTCTCCCACAACCGCCTTGATACCCTGGAGAGGGGTGTTTTCCATGCTCCTGAGGCCCTAGAGGTGCTGTTGATCAACAACAATCCTCTGTTTTGCGATTGCCGACTCATGTGGTTGCTGCAAAGGCGCCATTCCATTTCTTTTGGTGACACCCAGCCCGAGTGCAGCACTCCGGAAGGAATACACGGACGCCCCTTCAAGGAGTTCAAAGAGACCCTGCTATCCTACTATGTGACCTGCACCAAGCCGAAAATCAGAGAAAACCGGACTCAGATGGTGTCCGTGGAGGAGGGACAGTCAGCCCGTTTACACTGCAGCGCTGAGGGGTCCCCACGGCCCACTATTTCCTGGGTCACCCCACGCCGGAGGCACCTGACCAACAGGAGCCATGGCAGGGTGATAGTCCACAACAATGGTTCATTGGATATCAAGGCGGCGGAGGTTCAGGATGacggtgtgtatatgtgtgtggccTCTAACACGGCAGGCAATGACACTCTTATGGTATCACTGGCAGTGAAAAGTCTGGGCTCGCTGTATGCCAACAGGACCCAGCATTACACAGATACAAGCAATGCCACTGCCAATGGTACCAACCTCCCCAATGTGACCTTTGGCCTGGACCTAAAGACTATCTTAGTTTCTACAGCCATGGGCTGTTTCACATTCCTAGGAGTGGTTCTCTTCTGCTTCCTGCTCCTGTTTGTATGGAGCCGAGGAAAAggcaaacataaaaacaacattGATATTGAGTACGTGCCACGCTCAAAGTCCAATGGGACCTCTGCTGAGGAGGTGGACCAGGGTGCTGGGCCACGTCGCTTTAACATGAAAATGATTTAA